The Juglans regia cultivar Chandler chromosome 6, Walnut 2.0, whole genome shotgun sequence genome contains the following window.
CGAGTGCCAAGCTGTACTCATCCGTGCAAAAACGGCGTCGTATGGAGTACATTCTTGGGGACCATATCATCTCTTTCCCGTCCTCCTGATTTCGATGCGTGCGTTATCTTTCTCTCAGCCTGCTGCTTCGCTCAACAACAGTGGAGTCGCGAGAAAATGGCCCTGAAGAACGATTCGTCCGCTGAGAACACGATATGTATAGAAACAAAGTGGGTGCCGAACCGTGTAATTCTATCCTGGTGGGCATTCACTACTCAAACGCCATTTCTGAGACCATCCAGCTCCGGccccaactccaactccaactccaactacaAGCCGAGTAGCCATTTTGTTCGTCCAAGCGTTCTTCTTCGTGACCTTCGCTGCTCAGTTATGTCAACTGCTGATAAGTGTTTCAGATTTCTTCTCTTATTCGCTTCTCAAAATCCACTTCTCAACAAGGTGCTATCGTTGTCTTCTCAATTTCAAGGCTTCTGCCAACAGGTAACGccctctccctcctctctctctctctctctctctctctctctctctctcaacatgcTTTGAGAGGACTTTATGCAGAAGAAGAAGTGATTAGAAGTAGTCCATCGTAGAGATCTATACTGCTGTTCATCAAGGAGTCGTTCCGACCTTTCTTCGTTAGACAGCTTCAAATTGATGTTTAAtctgattttgagaaataatttgcttatttatttGATTGGTGGGAGTGCTCCATTGAACTCTACTTCAGATTAACTGCAGGAACTACAGGAATGTGAATTCTCTGTACAATCACAATTTTGCTGCCGTTTTACCCGGAGATTCAGTGGCAGGAATTGTGGTGGCTAATGGTATCTCAAATTTCTTGAACATTTATAACACGCTTTTGATTGTCAGGCTTGTTTTGACTTGGTTTCCGAACACTCCTCCTGCCATTGTTAGTCCCCTCAGGTGAGAGCATCCTCTATATCTAATTTACCTTGAACCAATGAACCACTTATTTCCATGTATGGAAAAAAGGAAATGGACAGAAAAAATGGAGATTTACTCGGCTTTAGCTTATGGTGTTGAATTTCCCACAATGATTctgtatatatatctttatgattGATGTCATGTTTCCATCCAGCACTTTATGTGACCCTTACTTGAACATATTCCGTGGAATTATCCCACCACTTGGAGGAACTCTTGATTTTTCTCCCATACTAGCATTTCTGGTTCTGAATGCCTTTACCAGCACTGCTGCTGCGCTTCCTGCGGAACTTCCAGCTACGGGAACATCTGAAGAATCTCCTGTATCTCTTGATAAGTTTACTAATATTACTACATCACAGAAGAAATGGATGAGAAGGCTTCACGGAAACAGGTCAAAGAGCAGCGGTGGTGCCAATTAGACCTTTCTGTTAATTTCCATAGTTTactctttaaatttttctgCATTCTTAGTTTTCATGGTCTAATAGATATGCAGTCTGTGTATTCTTGTACTGTTTGAGAAATGGACAATACCTTTCCGGCTTTTACCATGTCTTCTTTTGTGCTGAACTGCCAAAATTCTTGTGCTATACATTGTTGATAGtaattcatttttcataagCTGGGAGATGTGTTGATCTATCATCTTTTTTGGTGCCAAATTTAAAACATTTGGAATGACAATGCAAgctattttactttttattatggTGAACTAGTCTATTGCTATTGATAGGATGAAGTCCAGGGCTTAGATTGTGATTTTGGTTGACTTCCTAATTTCTTTACTCTGAACGTGTGTCAAAGTAAATgtaaaaatggagggaaatactttagtcacaaaggGATTACACAAAAGCAATCTCACATACTGATATAGTTAgatgtgattcgtcagattataaagttatttgtATTGTAAAGAAGATCTAATGGATCAGatgaaatcacgtcagtttgtaggattatttttatgtaatttctttgtggATGTAGCAGTACTAAAAAATGGATGTTTATCTCTGCTTCCTCATTCATGTAGCACACTTGAGTCTGTTAATGTGATCGGATTGTCGACAAAGAACACAACCAAGGCTCAGGGTTGTTTCTCGAAGCAGAGAACTCATGACCACTTACCTCTCTGTAATTTTGGCAAGTATACCTCTACATCCATGAGAATCAACTCCTTAAGGAAACTGTCTTGGCAGCTTTATGATTAGGATCCCAGATTCCCTCTCAGGCAGGTCTAATCGACACCTTGAAACTATCATGGTTGCTATGGGCAATAGCATCCCTGCCATAATCATTTGCATTTTAGGCAGATATCAGGCCCTAAAATTTCACGTCATATTTGCCATGGAACAACCAGTATGTTGCATCAAAATCCAATCTCATTTTGCAACAACCTTCAACAGTGTCGCCACTTTTCCTCATGCATTTCTGTACATAGAAATTGATGGATATGttaaggttaggtttggataatgagttgagatgaaagttaaaaattgaataaaaatattgttagaatattattttttaatattattattgatttgagatttgaaaaagttgaattgtttattatattttatgtggggaTTTATGAAAGTtgtgatgatgagatgagatgaaatgtgaaagttgtaattgtTGGGAAATCTATGCGGCTCAGACAGAATCTGATTCCATATAATTATGCATACAGCATAATACTGTTGTCAATGGAGAATAGTTGATCCCTTTCGAAGAGCATGTTCACATCTATTCAATGTTTACACAACTGTGGCTTCACGGGTAAGCTGCTAGCGCATTATCTTAGAAAGTTGGGAGTAATTGTTTATTAATAGGCTGTGTTTAGTTGCCTTGGGGAAGATAAAGTACGAAAAGAGGATGCCTCTTTCATGAATCTTAACAAAAGTTGTTGCGTAGGAAAATTCCTTGAGATTAGCTCCCAAAACAAGCTAAGCTCAGCAACTAGTTTCAGAGAATATATCAAACAGTCAGTAGGGATGGAGAGTTAAGTTGTCCGGCAAAGCGCCGCCCGTCTGCCAACTCCCCCCACCCCCACTGCATCAGTGATTTGTTTACTGAATGGCGGCTGGCGCTACATGCAGCAAGACAAGCAGGCTTTCTTCATATGAGAGGCTGGTGGCTATAGGCTTGGCCCTTCTAGCTGTGATTTCTCCTCTCTATATCGACAGGAGACCGGTGATTGGTGATTCAGAACTTGATGAGGAGCCCGTCAGCCTTGTTCCTTGGCTTCATCTAATGCTGTTGGTGTTGATATTGGCCATCACTCTGTCAAGTTACTTGGACCGGTGCTTTACCAGGTCTGATCCTTATTGGATTCACAGAGTTGGTGGTTCTTCTGGTGGTCTAATTGTGATTCTTGTGCTTCTTGTACTGGTTTTGAAGTGTAAAGCCTCTGTAAAGAGCTGGGAGGCTTAACtgaaattgagagagagggagaagggtCTTGTGAAGATTTTGTATTGCTGCGTATTGGGGTATTTTTTCATATCTAAGTAATTATCTTTTCAGAGATGGGGTGTAGCTTAGCAGCTCCTTTAATGTAATATAGAGGTTTGTTTACAGCTATTTTTTTTAGCCACTTTCTTCTAGTGGAAGTCatccctccctctccctccctccctccctctccacGCATGCAAACTCAATCATCTTCACAAAAATCCAACTCCATCATTCTATCATTTCGTTATTAACATCCGGGagatcgtttgtttttacagatgagataaaatgagattaaagttaaaaagttaaataaaatattgttagaatatattttttttaatattatttttattttagaatttaaaaaattgaattgtttattttattttgtatcagattttaaaaaaattgtaatgattagatgagatgaattgagatcaaCTGTGAAAACAACTAGGTCACACCagaacaaaattcaaatttcttctcaacATTATAAAAAACGTATAAATCGAAAGAGTCTTTTCATCATGATTAGGTATTTTCGTCCTATCATAAAATTGTCATACTATTTaaattgtctatataaatactaactttttaatgtctttgagacCTTCATATAACACATTAAAATACAGTCTTTAATCAAAAGATGCATATAAGTTTTGTCCTCCATCTGTCTCATGTCAGCAGCTACTTACTAGTTACTCTTCCATTGCTTATCTTACTAAGTGGTATGGGGTCGACAGacgttaaaaattaataaattatccaTTCTATATCCATGAATGCTTGGCTTGGCTCTTGCCTCTTGGTTGCTGACACACGAGAGGGATTGACAGATTGTTGTCAAACTGGAAAAAATTAGTTGTTAGAGGTTGAAATTGTTAGCCTTCAACGTGTGATGAAATGATAactcattaaaatttaaaagttagcATGATGTTCTTAGGTCCAAACCTATTTAGCctgtttggatttaaagatgagatgaattgtaactagtagtaaaatttttaattaaaactagatgagatgagatcatctcacCTCTGAATCTAAACGGGTtcttatgttttggtttgaagtgGCTTCACACTAGTTGTGGCTCCGCTCATTACTCCGCCGTCATTACCCCTATTTTCATGTCAGACAAGTTTCGTTCCTTCATTAATTGTTGGGATTTATTGTCATCGTCTCATTTGGTTAATctaaagatgagttgaaaatttatgaatagtaataatatagtttgtaaatagtattaaaataatttgagtaaaaatattttatagaattttagaaaacgagagagaaaaaattgaagaaaaatattataaaattaaaatattattataacataatttttgttttgagattataaaaattgaattatttttatattttattttaaattttaaattttaaaatttgaaattaaaaaatgcttataaCATAAATGTTCTATAGTTTctgtcttatttatttattgggtaGTGATAGGGCTATACTACCATATTACTATCCATCTACTACCCAAGtgcatttcaagttttttatattttttattatttttttaaagtattttttaacatctttaatcactaagaaaaaattaaaaaaatatataactttattaatacttacttctttaatcattaagtaaaaaaaattaaatacaaaaaaagtaatagaTGGATAGTAGTATATGGGTAGATGTCCTTAATCAGTAATATTCCCTTtgcatttttataaaacttctcaattcaatttatcttattttatctaatcattataatttttttaaatacttacataaaataaaataaataatttaattttctcaaatcttaaaataaaaataatattaaaaacatatattttaataatattttatttaatttttaatttttatttcaattaatctcatctgtaaaaataaacgtaGCGATGGTGTTGCCCCCGTTTTGTCCCGCCTCATGGTTTGGGGCTTACTTATCGTATTGTTGCTCTGGTTGGTTTGAGTATGTCGACTTCGATTTAAGGATGTATTTGAGCTGACTTCGGGCAAGTTGAGGCTGTCCAACCTCATCAATATTAAGGCTGCGTTTAGatattaaactgagttgagttgagataaaaattgaaaattgaataaattattgttaaaatattattaaatattatttttaatattattattattttgagatttgaaaaagttgagttgtttattatattttgtgttaaatttgataaagttgtaataattagataagttgagttgaaatgagtttgggatccaaacgtaccctaaataGTCTCGAGTCGAGGCTTCACTTGTATGAGAGTGGAGCTCCAAAGTTTAGCTTGACCTTGacttgatttataaaatatttagtttaaaCTCTGTTCAAAGCTTAAATTATAATCGAAATGGGAGCTTTATTAGGTTTGGCTTCATTTGATTAAAAGAGttttttaaagtttctttttaaaaaaaagatttaaataaaaaataaaacaaataaaagaaacgaATCAAAATTCCAATCTTtatgtattaataaaatatagaaaatataattagtactgttcatccgggccagATTTTTTCCCGGCCAAATCCGGAACCCAGATAACCGGATTTTGGATGTAGTTTTCGGACCAGATATAATCTAGGTCGGAACTCGGATTGACTTACCTGGTTCTATCTAGTCCGGATGCGGTTATGCAATTCGGGTACTAGATTTTAAACCCAATACCtggtttctattaaaaaaaaaaaaagacaaaaaactcaaatcaaGCCAAATTACCCCcaaaagatctctctctctctctctctctctctctctctctctctctctctcgtctaaACAATAAACCCTAGCTCTCGCTGCTCATTCTCTCTTGAATCAAACCCTATCTCCTCCATCTTCTCTTTGCGTTCTCCTCCTCCATCTTCTCGTTCTCTGTAAGGTTCACTCAAGGACCTGCTGTAATTCACTAGTAATCACAACCAAACACAAGAAATGAATATTCAGATCAAGAAATGAATAAGCAAGATTCCATTATGAAACTTGCAGAGAATCTTCGAGGGATTCTCAACCTCCAAACACAATTCTTCAAATGATTAATCAATGAAAACAAAAGCTCCCCCAGCACTGCTTATATACACGCAGGCTGAGATGAAGGAACCCAAAACGCCAACAACAAAAGATAAAACGCAACTATAAAAAACTACAACATTCAAAACGCCCCGTTTCATTAAACTTCATCCATGAAACGCAGTTGCTTGCACGACGAACGACACCCCACATTAAGTCTCCAAACTCCCCGTTTCATTAAAGGCCCCATTCTGTTAATACCTTTATTACTTCACTCAAATTCCTCCTACACACAACTCCTTTAGCCTTCTTAAGGACACTGCAGTTCTTCAAGGCCAGCCACAAGGCACCTGTGACAATCCCTCCTTCTTCAAGGCCTTGCCCACAAGGCACCCGTGACAAATATTAAAGGACTGTACCCAGTAAATGTGGATACAATGACCTTAGCTTCCACAAAGATTCCCAAGAACTATCTTCAAGAAAAGCACCTAACCATTTTACCAAGACTTCAAAGGAGGCATGATTGCCTAACTTCTTAATCCTTTTGTCCAGAATCAACTCAGGTTCAGGTTGCACACTGCCTTCAACAACTACTGGTGGTAATGTTGGTGAAGGAGAGATATGGTCATCCTGCTTTTTCTTCAAAGAggaaacatgaaaaacaggaTATATTTTGGAGGAAGAAGGTAAGTCCAATTTATATGCTACTGTCCCTATTTTCTGTATGACCTGAAAGGGGCCATAATATCTCGGAGCCAGTTTCATATTGTGCCTCATAGCCACAGACTTTTGTCTATAAGGCTGCAACTTCAGAAAAACCCAATCCCCCACTTGGAAAACTCTCTCAGACCTCTTCCTGTCAGCATACAATTTCATCCTCTTTTGAGCCTTCCTCAAGTTTTCCTTCAAAAGGGACAATACCTCCTCTCTAGATCTCAACTAGTGATCCACTTCAGCATTTGCAGTAGTGCCTGGAATATAAGAAATCAACCGAGGGGGTGGAATTCCATACAAGGCCTGAAAGGGTGAAAAACTAGTGGATGAGTGTACAGTAGTGTTATAACACCATTATGCCATTGGTATTCTGCCATTGGTAGCCACTTACTCCAACGTTTTGGCTTAGAGTCTTAGACCCCATATAGGATCTCAAATAACCCTCCACACACTTATTTAAGGTTTCAGCTTGGCCATCTGATTGTGGATGATAGGCTGAGCTAAAAGCCAAAGTGGTTCCCTGCATTTTAAACAATTCTGTCCAAAAAAGACTAGCAAAGTTGCATCTTGATCAGAGACAATAGTCTTTGGTAGGCCATGGATCTTGAATACACCAGTAAAAAAAAACCTCAGCTACTTTACAAGCTGTATAGGGGTGAGCCAATGGAAAAAAATGCCCAAACTTTGTCAATCTATCCACCACAGTCAAAATGACAGTCAGTCCATTTGAACTAGGGAGACCAACAATAAAGTCCATGGCAATATCAAGCCAAGGACTTTGAGGAACAGGCAAAGGTTGAAGTAACCCTGCATGAAGTACAGTTTCATGCTTGTTCACTTGACAAATCTGGCACTCCCTCgccaattttttaatatccttccTCATGCCTAGCCAGAAAAAATCCATCTTAGCCTTTTCTAATGTTTTATGGTAGCCTACATGACCTGCTTCTGGATTGTGATCAATATGTTGCAATACTTTAGCATGAAATGGTGATGAAGGAACTATCACCAATTTCCCTTTTCTGAAAAGGAGACCCTGTTGTAAAGAGAATTCCTTAGAAACCTGCTGCCCTTGCTGCAAAGCCACAACCAGATTAGTTATGTCACTAGAAAAAGCATAACTTTGTTTAAGTTCTTCTAATCACAAAGGAGTGGGAAATGAGATAAGAGCCAATGTAGCTGAATCTTCTTCAGACTTTCTGAAAAGTGCATCAGCAACTTTATTGTCCTTGCCCCTTTTATATTCTACACAAAAATCATAACCCATGACCTTTGAGATCCACTTATGTTGAG
Protein-coding sequences here:
- the LOC109010541 gene encoding ylmG homolog protein 2, chloroplastic-like; the encoded protein is MALKNDSSAENTICIETKWVPNRVILSWWAFTTQTPFLRPSSSGPNSNSNSNYKPSSHFVRPSVLLRDLRCSVMSTADKCFRFLLLFASQNPLLNKVLSLSSQFQGFCQQINCRNYRNVNSLYNHNFAAVLPGDSVAGIVVANGISNFLNIYNTLLIVRLVLTWFPNTPPAIVSPLSTLCDPYLNIFRGIIPPLGGTLDFSPILAFLVLNAFTSTAAALPAELPATGTSEESPVSLDKFTNITTSQKKWMRRLHGNRSKSSGGAN
- the LOC108985994 gene encoding uncharacterized protein LOC108985994, giving the protein MAAGATCSKTSRLSSYERLVAIGLALLAVISPLYIDRRPVIGDSELDEEPVSLVPWLHLMLLVLILAITLSSYLDRCFTRSDPYWIHRVGGSSGGLIVILVLLVLVLKCKASVKSWEA
- the LOC118348624 gene encoding uncharacterized protein LOC118348624 produces the protein MKLYADRKRSERVFQVGDWVFLKLQPYRQKSVAMRHNMKLAPRYYGPFQVIQKIGTVAYKLDLPSSSKIYPVFHVSSLKKKQDDHISPSPTLPPVVVEGSVQPEPELILDKRIKKLGNHASFEVLVKWLGAFLEDSSWESLWKLRSLYPHLLVNYSRSLSEPYREREDGGGERKEKMEEIGFDSRENEQRELGFIV